The Halorientalis sp. IM1011 genome window below encodes:
- a CDS encoding bifunctional ADP-dependent NAD(P)H-hydrate dehydratase/NAD(P)H-hydrate epimerase: MMGVQEQAILDENAAALGVPQKQLMESSGNAVARVVRDVADPDSEVAVVAGRGNNGGDAFVTARFLTDYDVTVHLLGRPETITTDIARENWEALQRAEVDAREARDSTDLDLADPDVVVDAMLGTGVTGALREPEATAAERIAETDATVVAVDVPSGIDADTGEAAGVAVDADHVVTFHDQKPGLTELDADVRVADIGIPEAAELFVERGDLLRLSRDPSSHKGDHGEVLVIGGGPYTGAPALSARAAFRTGADLVRVACPSSVAREVQGFSEGIIVRPFTGDLLEPDHVDQLLDRAVEHDVVVIGPGLGNAKGTLEAVAEFLDEFDGRAVVDADALQVVPEVDTDASLLCTPHQGELRKMGGETDDDWERRADLVAEFAADVDQTLLVKGAYDVISDGEVTRVNRTGNPGMTVGGTGDVLAGASGALLATQEPIHAGAIAAYANGRAGDLAVEEYGHGLVAPDLVDSLPTALWGESDA, encoded by the coding sequence ATGATGGGCGTCCAAGAGCAGGCCATCCTCGACGAGAACGCCGCGGCGCTGGGCGTCCCGCAGAAACAGTTGATGGAGTCCAGCGGCAACGCCGTTGCGCGAGTCGTCCGCGACGTGGCCGATCCCGATAGCGAGGTCGCCGTCGTCGCCGGTCGCGGGAACAACGGCGGCGACGCCTTCGTCACAGCGCGCTTCCTGACGGACTACGACGTGACCGTCCACCTGCTGGGTCGTCCCGAGACGATCACGACCGACATCGCACGGGAGAACTGGGAGGCGCTCCAGCGTGCCGAGGTCGACGCCCGCGAGGCCCGGGACTCGACCGACCTGGACCTGGCCGACCCCGACGTGGTCGTCGACGCGATGCTGGGGACCGGCGTTACGGGCGCACTCCGTGAGCCGGAAGCCACCGCAGCCGAGCGTATCGCCGAGACCGACGCCACGGTCGTCGCCGTCGACGTGCCCTCCGGGATCGACGCCGACACCGGCGAGGCGGCGGGCGTGGCCGTCGACGCCGACCACGTCGTCACCTTCCACGACCAGAAACCGGGACTCACCGAACTGGACGCCGACGTGAGGGTCGCCGACATCGGCATCCCGGAGGCGGCCGAACTGTTCGTCGAGCGTGGCGATCTCCTCCGTCTCTCCCGGGATCCGTCGAGTCACAAGGGTGACCACGGCGAAGTGTTAGTGATCGGCGGCGGCCCCTACACCGGTGCGCCGGCCCTCTCGGCACGGGCCGCGTTTCGCACCGGGGCCGACCTCGTTCGGGTGGCCTGTCCTTCCTCGGTCGCCCGCGAGGTACAGGGCTTCTCCGAGGGGATCATCGTGCGCCCGTTCACCGGCGACCTGCTCGAACCGGACCACGTCGACCAGTTGCTCGACCGGGCGGTCGAACACGACGTGGTAGTGATCGGCCCCGGCCTCGGGAACGCGAAGGGGACGCTGGAAGCCGTCGCGGAGTTCCTGGACGAGTTCGACGGCCGGGCCGTGGTCGACGCCGACGCCCTGCAGGTCGTCCCCGAAGTCGACACCGACGCGAGCCTGCTGTGTACGCCCCATCAGGGCGAACTCCGAAAGATGGGCGGCGAGACCGACGACGACTGGGAGCGACGCGCCGATCTGGTCGCCGAGTTCGCCGCCGACGTCGATCAGACGCTGCTGGTCAAGGGTGCCTACGACGTGATCAGCGACGGCGAGGTGACGCGAGTCAATCGAACCGGGAACCCGGGGATGACGGTCGGCGGTACGGGTGACGTGCTCGCGGGCGCGTCAGGGGCGTTGCTCGCGACACAGGAGCCGATTCACGCGGGCGCAATCGCCGCCTACGCCAACGGCCGGGCCGGCGACCTCGCCGTCGAGGAGTACGGGCACGGCCTCGTCGCCCCGGATCTCGTAGACAGCCTCCCGACGGCGCTGTGGGGTGAGAGCGATGCGTGA
- the moaC gene encoding cyclic pyranopterin monophosphate synthase MoaC, with protein MRDGGDDGEDEGAVGGEDGSPDDPLDEVGATAVEGSEELTHTDDEGSVQMVDVGDKPDTARRAVAKGEIGLQSSTIEAIRDDQVEKGDVLATARIGAIQAVKHTWETIPMCHQIPITNVDCEFDVREERVLATVAVETTGKTGCEMEALEGVTTGLNVVWDMVKAAEKDADGQYPDTAIRNVRVVEKRKREL; from the coding sequence ATGCGTGACGGCGGGGACGACGGTGAGGACGAGGGCGCGGTCGGCGGTGAGGACGGGAGTCCCGACGACCCCCTCGACGAGGTCGGCGCGACGGCCGTCGAAGGGTCCGAGGAGTTGACCCACACAGACGACGAGGGGTCGGTCCAGATGGTCGACGTGGGAGACAAGCCCGACACGGCCCGGCGAGCGGTCGCGAAGGGTGAGATCGGCTTACAGTCCTCGACGATCGAGGCCATTCGTGACGATCAGGTCGAGAAGGGTGACGTACTCGCGACCGCCCGGATCGGCGCGATCCAGGCGGTCAAACACACCTGGGAGACGATCCCGATGTGCCACCAGATCCCGATCACCAACGTCGACTGCGAGTTCGACGTACGCGAGGAGCGGGTCCTCGCCACGGTGGCCGTCGAGACCACCGGCAAGACGGGCTGTGAGATGGAGGCGCTGGAGGGCGTGACGACGGGGCTGAACGTCGTCTGGGACATGGTCAAAGCAGCCGAGAAGGACGCGGACGGGCAGTATCCCGACACGGCGATTCGGAACGTCCGGGTCGTCGAGAAGCGAAAGCGCGAACTGTAG
- a CDS encoding M48 family metallopeptidase, whose product MRNFGLKVRMAIVGSILFAFYTAGISFFYLVFGAPIPLLIGLSVVFVFAQYKISKWFTLRSLKGQELPEDQFRELHRFVEQTSRDMGIEKPDLYLVEMGVPNAFALGRRGNGTVAVSRELLGVLEQDEVEGVVAHELAHLQNRDSIIMQLGQGIASIIGFAAYFAVILSGDNELVDIFIGMIVSNIAQMLVMVFVFAVSRHREFVADRDAAEVLGRGDPLARALEKISSSASRAEPTPEAKEVNALCIFGGGSSLLSTHPSTEKRIERLRSY is encoded by the coding sequence ATGCGCAACTTCGGACTCAAAGTGCGGATGGCGATCGTCGGCTCGATCCTGTTCGCCTTCTACACCGCGGGGATATCGTTCTTCTATCTGGTGTTCGGTGCACCGATACCGCTACTGATCGGGCTGAGCGTCGTGTTCGTCTTCGCCCAGTACAAGATCAGCAAGTGGTTCACGCTCCGGTCGCTGAAGGGCCAGGAGCTGCCCGAGGACCAGTTCCGCGAACTCCACCGCTTCGTCGAGCAGACCAGTCGGGACATGGGGATCGAAAAGCCCGACCTCTACCTCGTCGAGATGGGCGTCCCCAACGCCTTCGCGCTGGGCCGACGCGGGAACGGCACCGTCGCCGTCTCCCGTGAACTGCTCGGCGTGCTCGAACAGGACGAGGTCGAGGGCGTCGTCGCCCACGAACTGGCCCACCTCCAGAACCGCGACTCGATCATCATGCAACTGGGGCAGGGCATCGCTTCGATCATCGGCTTCGCCGCCTACTTCGCGGTGATCCTGTCGGGCGACAACGAACTCGTCGACATCTTCATCGGCATGATCGTGAGCAACATCGCGCAGATGCTGGTGATGGTCTTCGTGTTCGCCGTCTCCCGCCACCGCGAGTTCGTCGCCGACCGCGACGCCGCGGAGGTTCTCGGCCGCGGTGACCCGCTCGCCCGCGCGCTGGAGAAAATCTCCTCCAGTGCCAGCCGGGCGGAACCGACCCCCGAAGCCAAGGAAGTCAACGCGCTCTGTATCTTCGGCGGGGGAAGTAGCCTGCTGTCGACCCACCCCTCCACCGAGAAGCGGATCGAACGCCTCCGCAGTTACTGA
- the hflX gene encoding GTPase HflX, translating into MTANHTETERAVIAKRVDSGTADTSEIRDLARAAGYEVVGEVTQTRTEDPAMHVGEGKAETIAATAAREDATVVIFDNQLGPYQTYNLGNVLPEDRRVIDRFRLILEIFGQRAQTRKAQLQVELAELRYELPRAEAKASLAKREERPGFMGLGEYDESRERDIKARISRIRDELEDIEQTEQHRREQRRESGFDLVAMAGYTNAGKSTLLRRLAEDLDIDENEELHPDLDTTAESEDRLFTTLGTTTRKADMDRRDVLVTDTVGFITDLPHWLVESFKSTLDAVYRADLVLLVVDVSEPIEEIREKLVTSHDTLSERNQAPIVTVLNKIDRVDDEELERKREALSALAPNPVAVSAREGENVDALRDRIDHELPPFERERLVMPMTDETMSVVSWIHDHAHVDTVDYGEQVVIEFEARPKIVEQSRAKAGDLVAAESA; encoded by the coding sequence GTGACGGCGAACCACACGGAGACCGAGCGAGCGGTCATCGCCAAGCGCGTGGACTCGGGAACGGCCGACACGAGCGAAATCCGGGATCTGGCCCGGGCCGCCGGGTACGAGGTCGTCGGTGAGGTGACCCAGACCCGGACCGAGGACCCCGCGATGCACGTCGGGGAGGGGAAAGCCGAGACGATCGCGGCGACGGCCGCCCGCGAGGACGCGACGGTCGTGATCTTCGACAATCAGCTCGGCCCCTACCAGACCTACAACCTCGGCAACGTCCTCCCCGAGGACCGGCGGGTGATCGACCGCTTCCGCCTCATTCTGGAGATCTTCGGCCAGCGGGCACAGACCCGGAAGGCACAGCTCCAGGTCGAACTCGCCGAACTGCGCTACGAACTGCCCCGCGCCGAGGCCAAGGCCAGCCTCGCCAAACGCGAGGAACGCCCCGGATTCATGGGGCTCGGTGAGTACGACGAGAGCCGAGAACGGGACATCAAGGCCCGCATCTCGCGCATCCGGGACGAACTCGAAGACATCGAACAGACCGAGCAACACCGGCGCGAACAGCGCCGCGAATCGGGGTTCGACCTCGTCGCGATGGCGGGCTACACCAACGCCGGGAAGTCGACCCTGTTGCGCCGACTCGCCGAGGACCTCGACATCGACGAGAACGAGGAGCTCCACCCCGACCTCGATACGACTGCCGAGAGCGAGGACCGCCTGTTCACGACGCTGGGCACGACCACCCGGAAGGCCGATATGGATCGCCGGGACGTGCTCGTGACAGACACGGTCGGGTTCATCACGGACCTGCCCCACTGGCTGGTCGAGTCGTTCAAGTCCACGCTCGACGCGGTCTACCGGGCCGACCTCGTCCTCCTCGTCGTCGACGTGAGCGAACCGATCGAGGAGATCCGGGAGAAACTCGTCACCAGCCACGACACCCTCTCGGAGCGCAATCAGGCCCCCATCGTCACGGTCCTGAACAAGATCGATCGGGTGGACGACGAGGAACTCGAACGCAAGCGAGAGGCGCTCTCGGCGCTGGCTCCCAACCCCGTGGCGGTCAGCGCCAGGGAGGGCGAGAACGTCGACGCACTTAGGGATCGCATCGACCACGAACTCCCGCCGTTCGAGCGCGAGCGTCTCGTCATGCCGATGACCGACGAGACGATGAGCGTCGTCTCGTGGATCCACGACCACGCCCACGTCGACACCGTCGATTACGGCGAGCAGGTGGTCATCGAGTTCGAGGCCCGGCCGAAAATCGTCGAGCAATCACGGGCCAAGGCCGGCGACCTCGTCGCCGCCGAGTCGGCCTAG
- a CDS encoding FUN14 domain-containing protein: MVDPTLLQVAGLDPQQIGIEVGGGAVIGGIIGFAAKKIAKIIAVIVGLELALFKFLETKGILAVNWEAITGAANDGADQAAEAPGWIMSLLSALPVTAGFSGGFLVGFKKG, from the coding sequence ATGGTAGATCCAACGTTGCTGCAGGTCGCCGGGCTGGACCCCCAGCAGATCGGTATCGAGGTCGGGGGCGGCGCGGTCATCGGCGGCATTATCGGCTTCGCTGCGAAGAAAATCGCCAAGATAATCGCCGTCATCGTCGGCCTCGAACTGGCGCTGTTCAAGTTCCTCGAAACCAAGGGGATCCTCGCCGTCAACTGGGAGGCGATCACCGGTGCGGCGAACGACGGCGCGGATCAGGCCGCCGAGGCTCCCGGCTGGATCATGAGTCTACTCTCGGCACTCCCCGTGACGGCGGGCTTCAGCGGCGGCTTCCTCGTCGGCTTCAAAAAAGGATAA
- a CDS encoding S49 family peptidase — translation MSAENEATGTSTWLYVAVAVAAVLIGVFLAPQVMQFTEGATQDTPDSVAVVPVEGPITGETADQIGANLREARQNESIQAVVLKVDSPGGTVPASESLYLAVNRTRAAGIPVVASVTGTGASGAYMAMLPASRIYVTPGSIVGSVGVVGTQPSGGAAGSQIVTGPDKGAGGTQAEFRDRVEMLRQEFVGMVYDHRGERLDLEREQLSYAKVYAGAVAQRNGVADEIGGLDAAIQRAADEAGLENYGIVRMEPPEQPGLGLVIGQHNGTGDRVVVVEDSPFDYSGVETPRYLAVYGTPEHAEVSTDD, via the coding sequence ATGTCAGCAGAAAACGAGGCGACTGGAACGTCCACGTGGCTGTACGTGGCGGTCGCGGTCGCCGCCGTCCTGATCGGCGTGTTCCTGGCCCCCCAGGTGATGCAGTTCACGGAAGGGGCGACACAGGACACGCCCGACTCGGTCGCGGTGGTCCCCGTCGAGGGGCCCATCACCGGCGAAACGGCGGACCAGATCGGCGCGAACCTGCGAGAGGCCCGCCAGAACGAGTCGATCCAGGCTGTCGTCCTGAAAGTCGACAGTCCCGGTGGAACCGTCCCCGCGAGTGAATCGCTGTATCTCGCGGTGAACAGAACGCGAGCGGCCGGTATCCCGGTCGTGGCGAGCGTCACCGGTACCGGAGCCTCCGGCGCGTACATGGCCATGTTACCGGCCAGCCGGATCTACGTCACCCCCGGCTCTATCGTCGGGAGCGTCGGCGTGGTCGGGACCCAGCCGTCCGGCGGGGCCGCCGGGAGTCAGATCGTCACCGGTCCGGACAAGGGCGCTGGCGGGACGCAAGCGGAGTTCCGCGACCGCGTCGAGATGCTCCGCCAGGAGTTCGTCGGCATGGTCTATGACCACCGCGGTGAGCGACTCGACCTCGAACGGGAGCAACTCTCCTACGCGAAGGTGTACGCCGGTGCTGTGGCCCAGCGCAACGGTGTCGCCGACGAGATCGGCGGACTCGACGCCGCGATCCAGCGAGCGGCCGACGAGGCCGGCCTCGAAAACTACGGTATCGTCCGGATGGAGCCCCCGGAACAGCCCGGTCTCGGACTCGTCATCGGACAGCACAACGGCACCGGCGACCGGGTCGTGGTGGTCGAGGACTCGCCGTTCGACTACAGCGGGGTCGAGACACCTCGGTATCTCGCTGTCTACGGTACTCCCGAGCACGCGGAGGTGAGTACCGATGACTAA
- a CDS encoding ribosome assembly factor SBDS, translating to MISLDEAVTARLESHGERFEVLIDPDAALAIKRGEFDGELEDVIAAEDVFEDASRGDRPPENALEEVFDTTDPMEIIPQVVADGEIQITAEQRKEMQEQKHKQLVQHITRNAVNPQMDDAPHPPERIENALEEAGFKVDPMEPAENQVDEALDLLRPVIPIRFDEMTVAVQVPPDYAGSAQAQIRQFGDLEREEWQSDGSWVGVITFPAGMQNEFYDVVNEHTSGEAETRIISDEDDIPTR from the coding sequence ATGATTTCACTCGACGAGGCGGTGACGGCCCGACTGGAGTCCCACGGGGAGCGATTCGAGGTGTTGATCGATCCTGACGCGGCACTCGCGATCAAGCGGGGCGAGTTCGACGGCGAACTCGAGGACGTCATCGCCGCCGAGGACGTGTTCGAGGACGCCTCGCGAGGTGATCGTCCGCCAGAGAACGCCCTCGAAGAGGTGTTCGACACCACCGATCCGATGGAGATCATCCCACAGGTGGTAGCGGACGGGGAGATTCAGATCACGGCCGAACAGCGCAAGGAGATGCAGGAACAGAAGCACAAACAGCTCGTCCAGCACATCACCCGCAACGCCGTCAACCCGCAGATGGACGACGCACCCCACCCGCCCGAACGCATCGAGAACGCACTCGAAGAGGCGGGGTTCAAAGTCGACCCGATGGAACCCGCCGAGAACCAGGTCGACGAGGCGCTCGATCTCCTCCGACCCGTCATTCCGATCCGGTTCGACGAGATGACCGTCGCCGTGCAGGTCCCACCGGACTACGCCGGGTCCGCACAGGCCCAGATCCGGCAGTTCGGCGACCTCGAACGCGAGGAGTGGCAGTCCGACGGCTCCTGGGTCGGCGTCATCACCTTCCCCGCTGGCATGCAAAACGAGTTCTACGACGTGGTCAACGAACACACCAGCGGCGAGGCCGAGACCCGGATCATCTCCGACGAGGACGACATCCCCACGCGTTGA
- the psmA gene encoding archaeal proteasome endopeptidase complex subunit alpha, with protein MQGQSQQQAYDRGITIFSPDGRLYQVEYAREAVKRGTASIGIRAADGVVLAVDKRIRSPLMERSSVEKLHKADDHIGIASAGHVADARQLIDFARRNAQVNRLRYGEPIGVETLTKDVTDHIQQYTQIGGARPFGVALIVGGIDANGEPRLFETDPSGTPYEWKALAVGSDRGEVRDYLEDHYDEGIDLNEAIGLALEALGSVNDDALRPEAVGLATVGVEDREYRQLTDDEIEDYLLDLDLLADEDDAESEAAEGEEPDDEATEE; from the coding sequence ATGCAGGGACAATCACAACAGCAGGCCTACGACCGGGGGATCACCATCTTCTCCCCGGACGGTCGCCTCTATCAGGTCGAGTACGCACGCGAGGCCGTCAAGCGCGGCACGGCGTCCATCGGCATCCGCGCCGCCGACGGCGTCGTCCTCGCGGTCGACAAGCGTATTCGGTCCCCGCTGATGGAGCGGTCGAGCGTCGAGAAGTTACACAAGGCCGACGACCACATCGGGATCGCGAGCGCCGGTCACGTCGCCGACGCGCGCCAGTTGATCGACTTCGCGCGCCGGAACGCACAGGTCAACCGGCTGCGCTACGGCGAACCCATCGGCGTCGAGACGCTGACCAAGGACGTCACCGATCACATCCAGCAGTACACGCAGATCGGCGGTGCACGGCCGTTCGGCGTCGCGCTGATCGTCGGCGGCATCGACGCCAACGGCGAGCCGCGCCTGTTCGAGACCGATCCCTCTGGCACCCCATACGAGTGGAAGGCACTGGCCGTCGGGTCCGACCGCGGCGAGGTTCGGGACTACCTCGAAGACCACTACGACGAGGGGATCGATCTGAACGAGGCCATCGGGCTAGCGCTCGAAGCACTCGGCTCGGTCAACGACGACGCGCTCCGCCCCGAAGCCGTCGGGCTGGCGACTGTCGGCGTCGAGGATCGGGAGTATCGCCAACTCACCGACGACGAAATCGAGGATTACCTCCTCGATCTGGACCTGCTCGCGGACGAAGACGACGCCGAGAGCGAGGCTGCGGAGGGCGAAGAGCCGGACGACGAGGCGACCGAGGAGTAA
- a CDS encoding Rpp14/Pop5 family protein: protein MKHLPKHLRPRWRYLAVAIEGWPDADVDRGDFQHHLWYAAQNLLGDAASADVDLTVVRFSFGDGDGWAAVRTRRDEVDRARAAIAAVEAVDGHPVGLRVAGVSGTVRACEEKYIRADPESTDESTVVFEDAERTAVVREGRADVRLESAFAGATTLDL from the coding sequence ATGAAACACCTCCCGAAACACCTCCGGCCGCGGTGGCGCTATCTCGCTGTCGCCATCGAGGGCTGGCCGGACGCCGACGTCGACCGCGGGGACTTTCAGCACCACCTCTGGTACGCGGCCCAGAACCTGCTCGGCGATGCGGCGAGCGCGGACGTGGACCTGACGGTCGTCCGCTTTTCCTTCGGGGACGGCGACGGCTGGGCGGCGGTGCGGACGCGCCGCGACGAGGTCGACCGGGCGCGGGCGGCGATCGCTGCGGTCGAGGCCGTCGACGGCCACCCCGTGGGGCTGCGAGTGGCGGGCGTGAGCGGGACGGTCCGTGCCTGTGAGGAAAAGTATATACGAGCAGATCCGGAATCCACGGACGAGAGCACGGTCGTCTTCGAGGACGCCGAGCGGACGGCGGTGGTGCGGGAGGGCCGCGCCGACGTCCGACTCGAATCGGCGTTCGCGGGCGCGACCACACTCGATTTGTAA
- a CDS encoding class I SAM-dependent methyltransferase gives MKKSLEEHAARFDEKAEAYDDDETPEYRACAGLVVEHAAADADDTVLDLGTGTGAIALQIAPEAGRVIGRDISDGMLEQAREKAAERGIENASFGTGRFREPDVDESVDVVTTNFAMHHLSDEEKREAIEVIADLDPDRFVLGDVMFFDEPDPDEPFYTPEVDDPATVGTLADALTDAGFALTTVERVHGQVGVLVAERVPAERTVTPQDR, from the coding sequence ATGAAGAAGAGCCTCGAAGAACACGCCGCCCGGTTCGACGAGAAGGCCGAGGCGTACGACGACGACGAGACCCCGGAGTACCGCGCCTGTGCGGGGCTGGTCGTCGAACACGCCGCGGCCGACGCCGACGACACCGTGCTGGACCTGGGGACCGGCACGGGTGCCATCGCGCTGCAGATCGCGCCCGAGGCCGGACGCGTGATCGGCCGTGACATCAGCGACGGGATGCTAGAGCAGGCACGCGAGAAGGCAGCCGAGCGCGGCATCGAGAACGCCTCCTTCGGGACCGGACGGTTCCGCGAGCCGGACGTCGACGAATCGGTCGACGTGGTGACGACGAACTTCGCGATGCACCACCTCAGCGACGAGGAGAAGCGCGAGGCGATCGAGGTGATCGCGGACCTCGATCCCGACCGGTTCGTGCTGGGCGACGTGATGTTCTTCGACGAACCCGACCCCGACGAGCCATTCTACACGCCCGAGGTGGACGATCCGGCCACGGTCGGGACGCTCGCCGACGCGCTGACCGACGCCGGATTCGCGCTGACGACGGTCGAGCGGGTCCACGGGCAAGTGGGTGTGCTGGTCGCGGAACGTGTCCCGGCCGAGCGAACCGTCACGCCCCAGGACCGATGA
- a CDS encoding nicotinate-nucleotide--dimethylbenzimidazole phosphoribosyltransferase: protein MLVAGTTRTARIEGISAAGADQGLLVHTPSADAEIVTYGEPIRAPVVPVSPSGCPTPAVVTRAVRELLNLDVTVVDGGLAEPTGAPTVTVGARPGNDIREQDPVSTAPGVLAAAREFGRSVPDDEVYLAETVPGGTTTALGALRALGEDPAVSSSLPENPLELKREVVEEGLAASSLGPGDAAGEPPVALRRMGDPVLATVTGLLVGLVENDTAITLAGGTQMLTAAALARHAGVETTIRLATTSFVADDESVDLEAAARDLDIDLTVTDPGFEARDHPAMDAYVAGEAKEGVGMGGALALADAARIPMADVREQIVTVYDRLLDGAETTEPEA, encoded by the coding sequence ATGCTCGTCGCGGGCACGACGCGGACGGCCCGTATCGAGGGAATCAGCGCGGCCGGCGCGGATCAGGGCCTGCTGGTTCACACGCCCAGCGCCGACGCAGAGATCGTCACCTACGGCGAGCCGATCCGCGCGCCGGTCGTCCCGGTGAGTCCGAGCGGCTGTCCCACACCGGCGGTCGTGACCCGCGCCGTCCGGGAACTGCTGAATCTGGACGTGACGGTCGTCGACGGGGGTCTCGCGGAGCCGACCGGTGCGCCGACGGTGACCGTCGGTGCCCGGCCCGGGAACGACATTCGCGAGCAGGATCCGGTGTCGACCGCGCCGGGCGTCCTCGCGGCGGCCCGCGAGTTCGGGCGATCGGTCCCCGACGACGAGGTGTACCTGGCCGAGACCGTCCCCGGCGGAACGACGACCGCACTGGGTGCCCTCCGCGCGCTCGGCGAGGACCCGGCGGTCTCCTCCTCGCTCCCCGAGAACCCGCTGGAACTCAAGCGGGAGGTGGTCGAGGAGGGGCTGGCCGCGAGTTCGCTCGGCCCGGGCGACGCGGCGGGCGAACCCCCAGTCGCGCTCCGGCGGATGGGCGACCCCGTACTGGCGACGGTCACCGGCCTGCTCGTGGGCCTGGTGGAGAACGATACTGCGATCACACTGGCCGGCGGGACCCAGATGCTGACCGCCGCCGCGCTGGCGCGCCACGCCGGCGTCGAGACCACGATCCGGCTGGCGACCACCTCGTTCGTCGCCGACGACGAGAGCGTCGATCTGGAGGCGGCGGCCCGGGATCTCGACATCGACCTGACCGTCACCGATCCCGGCTTCGAGGCCCGCGATCACCCTGCGATGGACGCCTACGTCGCCGGCGAGGCCAAAGAGGGCGTCGGCATGGGCGGCGCGCTTGCACTCGCCGACGCCGCCAGGATCCCGATGGCCGACGTTCGTGAGCAGATCGTCACCGTCTACGATCGCCTGCTGGACGGTGCGGAGACGACCGAACCCGAGGCATGA
- a CDS encoding cobyrinic acid a,c-diamide synthase: MRGLVLGGTSSGVGKTVATLAAIRAFEDAGHAVQPAKAGPDFIDPSHHAVVADRPSRTLDTWLEGTDGLRRNYRRGEGDLCLVEGVMGLYDGDGSSTAMVAEALDLPVVLVVDAKAGMESVAATALGFREYAARIDRDIDVAGVIAQRAHGGRHADGIRDALPDELDYFGRIPPTPELEIPDRHLGLEMGDESQVDDNALATAADHLRVDALLETARAPPEPAGGVDTHEGTTDARIAVAEDAAFCFTYPATLERLRDRAEVVTFAPTAGDDLPDCDGVYLPGGYPELHVSELAASPALDTIGERASEGLPILGECGGLMTLSESLTTADGETGEMAGVLPAEIEMRDRYQALDHVELRATEETLTADSGGFLRGHEFHYSEASVGRDARFAFEMERGDGIDGERDGLTEYRTLGTYAHVHAESGAFDRFLDAVEL; encoded by the coding sequence ATGAGAGGACTCGTCCTCGGCGGCACCAGTTCCGGCGTCGGCAAGACCGTCGCGACGCTGGCTGCCATCCGAGCGTTCGAGGATGCCGGGCACGCCGTCCAGCCAGCCAAGGCCGGCCCGGACTTCATCGATCCGAGTCACCACGCCGTCGTCGCCGACCGCCCGTCCCGGACGCTGGATACGTGGCTCGAAGGCACCGACGGCCTCCGGCGCAACTACCGTCGCGGCGAGGGCGACCTCTGTCTCGTCGAGGGCGTCATGGGCCTGTACGACGGCGACGGCTCCAGCACGGCGATGGTCGCCGAGGCGCTGGACCTGCCTGTCGTCCTCGTCGTCGACGCGAAAGCCGGCATGGAGAGCGTCGCGGCGACGGCGCTGGGGTTCCGAGAGTACGCGGCCCGGATCGACCGCGATATCGACGTGGCCGGCGTGATCGCCCAGCGCGCCCACGGCGGCCGCCACGCCGACGGCATCCGCGACGCCTTGCCCGACGAACTCGACTACTTCGGCAGGATCCCGCCGACGCCCGAACTGGAGATTCCGGACCGTCACCTCGGGCTGGAGATGGGCGACGAATCACAGGTCGACGACAACGCGCTCGCGACCGCCGCCGATCACCTGCGCGTCGACGCCCTGCTGGAGACGGCGCGGGCACCGCCCGAACCCGCTGGGGGAGTCGATACCCACGAAGGCACCACTGACGCCCGTATCGCCGTCGCCGAGGACGCCGCCTTCTGTTTCACCTATCCGGCGACGCTGGAACGGCTCCGCGACCGGGCCGAGGTGGTGACCTTCGCGCCGACCGCCGGTGACGACCTGCCCGATTGCGACGGTGTCTACCTCCCCGGCGGTTACCCCGAACTCCACGTCTCGGAACTGGCCGCGAGTCCGGCCCTCGACACCATCGGCGAGCGCGCCAGCGAGGGCCTGCCGATCCTCGGGGAGTGCGGTGGACTGATGACGCTCTCGGAGTCGCTGACCACCGCCGACGGCGAGACCGGCGAGATGGCCGGCGTCCTCCCCGCGGAAATCGAGATGCGGGACCGCTACCAGGCGCTCGACCACGTGGAGTTGCGGGCGACGGAGGAAACGCTCACCGCCGATTCCGGTGGGTTCCTTCGGGGGCACGAATTTCACTACAGCGAGGCGTCGGTGGGCCGAGACGCTCGCTTCGCCTTCGAGATGGAACGGGGCGACGGGATCGACGGCGAGCGCGACGGGCTGACCGAGTACCGGACGCTCGGCACCTACGCCCACGTCCACGCCGAGAGCGGGGCGTTCGACCGGTTTCTGGACGCGGTCGAACTGTAG